The Streptomyces phaeolivaceus genome has a window encoding:
- a CDS encoding DUF2637 domain-containing protein, whose translation MRLTDISLNWLLPGAVLLLGMLAAVAVLARGKRAGEHAKTEDSWERSEERRRRKESLYGLFSYILLFCCAAVAAALSFRGLVGFGEQNLGLTDGWQYLVPFGLDGAAMFCSVLAVREASHGDAALGSRILVWTFAGAAAWFNWVHAPRGLGHDGAPQFFAGMSLSAAVLFDRALKQTRRAALREQGLVPRPLPQIRVVRWLRAPRETYRAWSLMLLEGVRSLDEAVDEVREDKRMKEENRSRKREQERLERAHLKAISRGHRGLPGRGGGGGGRQVDTTVERVPAAQVASDSAISTPEQLPVRSRPSLQPVRNGADKSITVDLTAEDDTMALPRLDSLERKLKDLEQQFG comes from the coding sequence ATGAGATTGACCGACATATCGCTGAACTGGCTGCTTCCGGGCGCCGTACTGCTCCTGGGCATGCTGGCGGCGGTTGCGGTGCTCGCGCGCGGCAAGCGCGCCGGGGAGCACGCGAAGACCGAGGATTCCTGGGAACGCAGCGAGGAACGCCGCAGGCGCAAGGAGAGCCTCTACGGTCTCTTCTCCTACATCCTCCTCTTCTGCTGTGCCGCGGTCGCCGCCGCGCTCTCCTTCCGCGGCCTGGTCGGCTTCGGTGAGCAGAACCTCGGCCTCACCGACGGGTGGCAGTACCTGGTTCCGTTCGGCCTCGACGGCGCCGCCATGTTCTGCTCGGTCCTCGCGGTGCGCGAGGCCAGCCACGGTGACGCGGCGCTCGGCTCCCGGATACTGGTGTGGACGTTCGCCGGTGCGGCGGCCTGGTTCAACTGGGTGCACGCGCCCCGGGGTCTGGGCCACGACGGCGCCCCGCAGTTCTTCGCCGGCATGTCCCTGTCCGCCGCGGTGCTGTTCGACCGCGCGCTGAAGCAGACCCGCCGGGCCGCGCTGCGCGAGCAGGGTCTCGTCCCGCGTCCGCTGCCGCAGATCCGCGTGGTCCGCTGGCTGCGCGCCCCGCGTGAGACGTACAGGGCCTGGTCGCTGATGCTCCTGGAGGGCGTGCGCAGCCTGGACGAGGCCGTGGACGAGGTGCGCGAGGACAAGCGGATGAAGGAGGAGAACAGGTCGCGCAAGCGGGAGCAGGAGCGCCTGGAGCGCGCCCACCTCAAGGCGATCAGCCGTGGCCACCGGGGTCTGCCCGGCCGGGGCGGCGGCGGCGGTGGACGCCAGGTCGACACCACCGTGGAGCGGGTGCCGGCGGCCCAGGTCGCCTCGGACTCCGCCATATCGACGCCCGAGCAGCTGCCCGTGCGTTCGCGTCCCTCCCTGCAGCCCGTCCGCAACGGCGCTGACAAGTCGATCACCGTCGACCTCACCGCGGAGGACGACACCATGGCCCTGCCGCGGCTCGACTCCCTGGAGCGCAAGCTCAAGGACCTGGAGCAGCAGTTCGGCTGA
- a CDS encoding (2Fe-2S)-binding protein — protein MPPSAPAPAPTSRTSPMTAAYTRLTEVLPMVSVTELSPTEPLPEGEGWVSAAGLAAAGAELDAFLAWDEAQILRDYGREGRPDVVAAFGLHRYAWYACLLFTVPWFLRRRVPRFPAGQVAFQREHSRLVVRGETFGCLPDDPAAGEPGARVVPDEEALRAELRAAFAAHIEPVLGGFGPRMRRRGRALWGMATDEIVEGIWYVSELLGPDEHQRCRRELELLLPGATKPYVGAAGFRELTGPGGESLPTRDRASCCMFYTIAPDDTCVTCPRTCEADRITKLTAAASS, from the coding sequence ATGCCCCCCTCAGCTCCGGCACCGGCCCCCACTTCGCGCACGTCACCCATGACGGCGGCGTACACGCGTCTCACCGAGGTCCTGCCGATGGTGAGCGTGACAGAACTCTCTCCCACGGAGCCATTGCCCGAGGGCGAGGGGTGGGTCTCCGCCGCCGGACTCGCGGCGGCCGGGGCGGAGCTGGACGCGTTCCTCGCCTGGGACGAGGCCCAGATCCTGCGGGACTACGGCCGCGAGGGCCGCCCGGACGTGGTGGCGGCCTTCGGACTGCACCGCTACGCCTGGTACGCCTGCCTCCTCTTCACGGTCCCCTGGTTCCTGCGGCGCCGGGTGCCGCGGTTCCCGGCCGGACAGGTGGCGTTCCAGCGGGAGCACAGCCGGCTGGTGGTGCGTGGCGAGACGTTCGGCTGCCTGCCGGACGATCCGGCGGCCGGTGAGCCGGGCGCCCGGGTGGTCCCGGACGAGGAGGCGCTGCGGGCCGAGTTGCGGGCGGCCTTCGCCGCGCACATAGAGCCGGTCCTCGGCGGCTTCGGCCCCCGGATGCGGCGTCGCGGACGCGCTCTGTGGGGCATGGCGACCGACGAGATCGTCGAGGGGATCTGGTACGTCTCCGAACTCCTCGGCCCCGACGAGCACCAGCGCTGCCGACGCGAGCTGGAGCTGCTGCTGCCGGGCGCGACCAAGCCGTACGTGGGCGCCGCGGGCTTCCGTGAACTGACCGGCCCCGGCGGCGAGTCGCTGCCCACCCGGGACCGGGCGAGCTGCTGCATGTTCTACACGATCGCCCCGGACGACACCTGTGTCACCTGCCCGCGCACCTGCGAGGCGGACCGGATCACCAAGCTCACCGCCGCCGCGAGCAGTTGA
- a CDS encoding GntR family transcriptional regulator, with the protein MEQAGTRSRQAPAASAPDAVAARPASAYRVPAQPGVADVDRERGIAADGRPAPVRGDTRSGDTRPGGDAARGEHTHSETPIPLPRTPGRPVVQRASVRGQILDALRAALAGGELTPGEVYSAPALGERFGVSATPVREAMQQLAIEGAIEVVPNRGFRVVRRGARELAELAEVRALLQVPVIVRLAHTVPADRWGELRPLADETARAASSGCRATYGEADRAFHRGVLGLAGNEQLLQLTDDLHRRTQLPLGGGQVGSGGRVELMADAAEHIALLDALVAGDLDAACCLVEKHFGAVG; encoded by the coding sequence GTGGAGCAGGCCGGAACGCGCTCGCGCCAGGCCCCGGCCGCGAGTGCGCCGGACGCCGTCGCCGCTCGTCCGGCGTCGGCCTACCGTGTGCCCGCGCAGCCCGGGGTCGCGGACGTCGACCGGGAGCGGGGCATCGCGGCGGACGGCCGCCCGGCCCCGGTACGCGGCGACACGCGCTCCGGCGACACCCGTCCCGGGGGCGACGCGGCCCGGGGCGAGCACACGCACAGCGAGACGCCGATCCCCCTGCCGCGCACCCCGGGGCGTCCCGTGGTCCAGCGGGCCTCCGTGCGCGGGCAGATCCTCGACGCGCTGCGGGCCGCGCTCGCGGGCGGGGAACTGACCCCGGGCGAGGTGTACTCCGCACCGGCCCTCGGCGAGCGGTTCGGGGTCTCCGCCACCCCCGTGCGCGAGGCGATGCAGCAACTGGCCATCGAGGGCGCGATCGAGGTCGTGCCGAACCGGGGCTTCCGTGTCGTCCGGCGGGGCGCCCGTGAGCTGGCCGAACTCGCGGAGGTGCGGGCCCTGCTCCAGGTGCCGGTGATCGTCCGGCTGGCACATACGGTGCCGGCGGACCGCTGGGGCGAGCTGCGGCCCCTCGCCGACGAGACGGCCCGCGCGGCGTCCTCCGGGTGCCGGGCCACGTACGGCGAGGCGGACCGGGCCTTCCACCGGGGGGTCCTGGGGCTGGCCGGCAACGAGCAGCTGTTGCAGCTCACGGACGATCTCCACAGGCGTACGCAACTGCCGTTGGGTGGTGGGCAGGTGGGGAGCGGGGGGCGTGTCGAGCTGATGGCCGACGCCGCCGAGCACATCGCGTTGCTGGACGCGTTGGTCGCGGGGGACCTGGATGCGGCCTGTTGTCTGGTGGAGAAGCATTTCGGGGCGGTGGGCTGA
- a CDS encoding PucR family transcriptional regulator — protein MRLRALLDTDALGLRLLGGEDELDRTVRGVMTTDLRDPSRYLSGGELVLTGLAWRHDAGDSEPFVRILAGAGVTALAAGEAELGDIPEDLVVACARHRLPLFAVNESVAFATITEHVVRQVSGERAGDLAAVVDRHRRMMTSGPAGGGPDVVLDLLGSDLDLRAWVLSPAGRLVAGPKVAGPALPAELCARLAAEHLASTRTGRRGPHRVAVGTTVYSLFPISSTGRTPGAARDVRETVLSDWLLAVEADAGDWPAERLDLLYGVTQLIAVERDRRDAARTVRRRLAQEVLELVQTGAAPAEIAARLRVAAPVLLPGLGSAPHWQVVVARVEWDGGEVDSGPVTQALLEEILVDPLATGPEPSDRIAVAHTGEEAIALVPLPAVSAEHDGSESGLHADTLLAAVRDPLTAGLDDDGRLTLGVSAAVHSAEGLRGALEEARHARRVAAARSGRVCAAGHQELASHVLLLPFVPDDVRRAFTARLLDPLRDYDRRHRAELIPTLEAFLDCDGSWTRCAARLHLHVNTLRYRVGRIEQLTGRDLSRLEDKLDFFLALRMS, from the coding sequence ATGCGCCTGCGCGCACTGCTGGACACCGACGCGCTGGGCCTCAGGCTGCTCGGCGGCGAGGACGAGCTGGACCGCACCGTGCGCGGTGTGATGACCACCGACCTCAGGGACCCCAGCCGCTACCTCTCCGGCGGCGAGCTGGTGCTCACGGGCCTCGCCTGGCGCCACGACGCCGGCGACTCCGAGCCCTTCGTACGGATCCTGGCCGGCGCCGGGGTCACCGCGCTGGCCGCCGGCGAGGCCGAGCTGGGCGACATCCCGGAGGACCTCGTCGTGGCCTGCGCCCGGCACCGGCTGCCGCTCTTCGCGGTCAACGAGTCGGTGGCCTTCGCGACGATCACCGAGCACGTCGTACGGCAGGTCTCCGGCGAGCGGGCCGGGGATCTGGCGGCCGTGGTGGACCGGCACCGCCGGATGATGACCTCCGGCCCGGCGGGCGGCGGCCCGGACGTCGTCCTGGACCTGCTCGGCTCCGACCTGGACCTGCGCGCCTGGGTGCTCTCCCCGGCCGGCCGCCTGGTCGCGGGCCCCAAGGTCGCCGGGCCCGCGCTGCCGGCCGAGCTGTGCGCCCGGCTGGCCGCCGAGCATCTGGCGTCGACCCGTACCGGGCGGCGCGGCCCGCACCGCGTGGCCGTAGGCACCACCGTCTACTCCCTCTTCCCGATCAGCAGCACGGGCCGTACGCCGGGCGCCGCCCGGGACGTGCGCGAGACCGTGCTGTCCGACTGGCTCCTCGCGGTCGAGGCCGACGCCGGGGACTGGCCCGCCGAGCGGCTCGACCTGCTGTACGGCGTCACCCAGCTGATCGCGGTGGAGCGCGACCGGCGCGACGCGGCCCGTACGGTTCGGCGCAGGCTCGCCCAGGAGGTCCTGGAGCTGGTGCAGACGGGGGCGGCCCCGGCGGAGATCGCGGCCCGGCTGCGGGTCGCCGCGCCAGTGCTGCTGCCGGGCCTCGGGTCGGCGCCGCACTGGCAGGTGGTCGTCGCCCGGGTCGAGTGGGACGGCGGCGAGGTCGACAGCGGCCCGGTCACCCAGGCGCTCCTGGAGGAGATCCTCGTCGACCCACTGGCGACGGGCCCCGAGCCGTCCGACCGGATCGCGGTCGCCCACACGGGTGAGGAGGCCATCGCGCTCGTCCCCCTCCCGGCGGTCTCCGCGGAGCACGACGGCTCCGAGTCCGGCCTCCACGCCGACACGCTCCTCGCCGCCGTACGGGACCCGCTGACCGCCGGTCTCGACGACGACGGGCGGCTCACGCTGGGCGTCAGCGCGGCCGTGCACTCGGCCGAGGGGTTGCGCGGGGCGCTGGAGGAGGCCCGGCACGCCCGCCGGGTGGCGGCGGCCCGCTCGGGGCGGGTCTGCGCGGCCGGCCACCAGGAACTGGCCTCGCACGTCCTGCTGCTCCCGTTCGTCCCCGACGACGTGCGCCGCGCCTTCACGGCCCGGCTCCTCGACCCGCTGCGCGACTACGACCGCCGGCACCGGGCCGAGCTGATCCCCACCCTGGAGGCGTTCCTCGACTGCGACGGCTCCTGGACGCGCTGTGCCGCGCGGCTCCATCTGCACGTCAACACGCTGCGGTACCGGGTGGGCCGCATCGAGCAGTTGACGGGCCGGGACCTCTCCCGCCTGGAGGACAAGCTGGACTTCTTCCTGGCCCTGCGCATGAGTTGA
- a CDS encoding FAD binding domain-containing protein — protein MDFLRPASWEEALAAKAEHPTAVPIAGGTDVMVEINFDHRRPEYLLDLDRVGELSEWEVGENTVRLGASVPYTRIMENLRTELPGLALASHTVASPQIRNRGGVGGNLGTASPAGDAHPALLAAGAQVEAESVRGSRLIPIDDFYTGVKRNALAPDELIRAVHVDKADGPQQYSKVGTRNAMVIAVCAFGLALHPATRTVRTGIGSAAPTPVRARAAEEFLNAALDEGGFWDDGRIITPSVAKQFADLCAGACNPIDDVRGTASYRRHAVGVMARRTLMWTWESYRGTARATEGVA, from the coding sequence ATGGACTTCCTTCGCCCCGCCAGCTGGGAGGAGGCGCTCGCCGCGAAGGCCGAGCACCCCACCGCTGTGCCGATCGCCGGCGGCACCGATGTGATGGTCGAGATCAACTTCGATCACCGTCGGCCCGAGTATCTGCTCGACCTCGACCGCGTCGGCGAACTCTCCGAGTGGGAGGTCGGGGAGAACACGGTCCGCCTGGGCGCGTCCGTCCCGTACACCCGGATCATGGAGAACCTCCGTACCGAGCTGCCCGGCCTCGCCCTGGCCTCGCACACGGTCGCCTCCCCGCAGATCCGCAACCGCGGCGGCGTCGGCGGAAACCTCGGCACCGCCTCCCCGGCCGGCGACGCCCACCCGGCCCTGCTCGCGGCGGGCGCCCAGGTCGAGGCCGAGTCCGTACGCGGCTCCCGGCTCATCCCCATCGACGACTTCTACACCGGCGTGAAGCGCAACGCGCTCGCGCCCGACGAGCTGATCCGCGCCGTCCACGTCGACAAGGCGGACGGCCCGCAGCAGTACTCCAAGGTCGGCACCCGCAACGCCATGGTCATCGCGGTGTGCGCCTTCGGGCTCGCCCTGCACCCGGCCACCCGCACCGTCCGCACCGGCATCGGCTCGGCCGCGCCGACGCCCGTCCGGGCCAGGGCCGCCGAGGAGTTCCTGAACGCGGCGCTCGACGAGGGCGGCTTCTGGGACGACGGCCGGATCATCACCCCGTCCGTCGCCAAGCAGTTCGCCGACCTGTGCGCCGGCGCGTGCAACCCCATCGACGACGTCCGGGGCACCGCGAGCTACCGCCGCCACGCGGTCGGCGTCATGGCCCGCCGCACGCTGATGTGGACCTGGGAGTCCTACCGCGGCACCGCCCGCGCCACGGAGGGAGTCGCGTAA
- a CDS encoding (2Fe-2S)-binding protein — protein sequence MRVSFTVNGRPQEADDVWEGESLLYVLRERMGLPGSKNACEQGECGSCTVRLDGVPVCSCLVAAGQVEGREVVTVEGLADYAKQRAEHGGCASGACGSPAGDGTSPDEAKRWAARGTDSQTGEGTELSPIQQAFIDAGAVQCGFCTPGLLVAADEMLERTPNPSDADIREALSGNLCRCTGYEKIMDAVRLAAARQSEGV from the coding sequence ATGCGCGTCAGTTTCACGGTCAACGGCCGTCCGCAGGAAGCCGACGACGTCTGGGAGGGCGAGTCCCTGCTGTACGTGCTGCGCGAGCGGATGGGCCTGCCCGGTTCCAAGAACGCCTGTGAGCAGGGGGAGTGCGGCTCCTGCACAGTCCGTCTGGACGGCGTGCCGGTGTGTTCGTGTCTGGTCGCCGCCGGACAGGTGGAGGGCCGCGAGGTCGTCACGGTGGAGGGGCTCGCGGACTACGCCAAGCAGCGTGCGGAGCACGGCGGTTGCGCGTCCGGTGCGTGCGGTTCGCCCGCGGGGGACGGGACCTCGCCCGACGAGGCCAAGCGGTGGGCGGCCCGGGGCACCGACTCACAGACCGGTGAGGGCACGGAACTCTCCCCGATCCAGCAGGCGTTCATCGACGCCGGTGCCGTGCAGTGCGGCTTCTGCACACCCGGTCTGCTGGTCGCCGCCGACGAGATGCTGGAGCGCACCCCGAACCCGAGCGACGCGGACATCCGCGAGGCGCTGTCGGGCAATCTGTGCCGCTGCACCGGCTACGAGAAGATCATGGACGCGGTGCGCCTCGCCGCCGCCCGGCAGTCCGAAGGGGTCTGA
- a CDS encoding xanthine dehydrogenase family protein molybdopterin-binding subunit has translation MGTTGLPTNLTQGSRTKGGIGESTLRPDGTLKVTGEFAYSSDMWHEDMLWGQILRSTVAHAEILSIDTGEALATPGVYAVMTYDDLPTDVRNYGLEIQDTPVLAHGKVRHHGEPVAIVAADHPETARRAAAKIKVEYRELPVITDEASATAPDAVLVHEGRDDLPQSQLRSTGGTPLFARVAHPNIVHRQPIIRGDVAAARERADVIVEGEYVFGMQDQAFLGPESGLAVPAEDGGVDLYIATQWLHSDLRQIAPVLGLPEDKIRMTLAGVGGAFGGREDLSMQIHACLLALRTGKPVKIVYNRFESFFGHVHRHPAKLHYEHGATRDGKLTHLKARIVLDGGAYASASPAVVGNAASLGAGPYVVEDVEIEAVALYTNNPPCGAMRGFGAVQACFAYEAQMDKLAARLGMDPVELRQLNAMEQGTLLPTGQPVDSPAPVAELLRRVKAMPLPPEQQWLAAGEAADVRQLPGGLSNTTHGEGVVRGVGYAVGIKNVGFSEGFDDYSTARVRMEVVGGEPVATVHTAMAEVGQGGITVHAQIARTELGVAQVTINPADTQVGSAGSTSASRQTYVTGGAVRNSCELVREKVLELGRRKFGTYHPAWATAELVLEGGKVVTDGGEALADLADVLGDEAVEVEAEWRHRPTEPFDLRTGQGFGHVQYSFAAHRAVVEVDTELGMVKVVELACAQDVGKALNPLSVVGQIQGGTTQGLGIAVMEEIVVDPKTAKVRNPSFTDYLIPTILDTPTIPVDVLELADDHAPYGLRGVGEAPTLSSTPAVLAAIRSATGLELNRTPVRPEHLTGTA, from the coding sequence ATGGGAACCACCGGCCTGCCCACCAACCTCACCCAGGGCTCCCGCACCAAGGGCGGCATCGGCGAGTCCACGCTCCGCCCGGACGGCACCCTCAAGGTCACCGGCGAGTTCGCGTACTCCTCCGACATGTGGCACGAGGACATGCTCTGGGGCCAGATCCTGCGCTCCACGGTCGCCCACGCCGAGATCCTCTCCATCGACACGGGCGAGGCCCTGGCCACGCCCGGCGTCTACGCCGTGATGACGTACGACGACCTGCCGACCGACGTACGGAACTACGGCCTGGAGATCCAGGACACCCCCGTCCTCGCCCACGGCAAGGTCCGCCACCACGGCGAGCCCGTCGCGATCGTCGCCGCCGACCACCCGGAGACCGCGCGCCGCGCCGCCGCCAAGATCAAGGTGGAGTACCGCGAACTGCCGGTCATCACCGACGAGGCCTCCGCGACCGCCCCGGACGCCGTCCTCGTCCACGAGGGCCGCGACGACCTCCCCCAGTCTCAACTTCGTTCGACCGGGGGGACCCCCCTCTTCGCGCGTGTCGCCCATCCGAACATCGTCCACCGGCAGCCGATCATCCGCGGCGACGTGGCGGCGGCCCGCGAGCGCGCGGACGTGATCGTCGAGGGCGAGTACGTCTTCGGCATGCAGGACCAGGCCTTCCTGGGCCCCGAGTCCGGACTCGCCGTGCCCGCCGAGGACGGCGGCGTCGACCTCTACATCGCCACCCAGTGGCTCCACTCCGACCTGCGCCAGATCGCGCCCGTCCTCGGGCTGCCCGAGGACAAGATCCGGATGACGCTGGCCGGCGTCGGCGGGGCCTTCGGCGGGCGCGAGGACCTGTCGATGCAGATCCACGCCTGTCTGCTCGCGCTGCGCACCGGCAAACCGGTCAAGATCGTCTACAACCGTTTCGAGTCCTTCTTCGGGCACGTCCACCGCCACCCCGCGAAGCTGCACTACGAGCACGGGGCGACCCGCGACGGCAAGCTCACCCACCTCAAGGCCCGCATCGTCCTGGACGGCGGCGCCTACGCCTCCGCCTCCCCGGCGGTGGTCGGCAACGCGGCCTCGCTCGGCGCCGGACCGTATGTCGTCGAGGACGTCGAGATCGAGGCCGTCGCCCTCTACACCAACAACCCGCCCTGCGGCGCGATGCGCGGCTTCGGCGCGGTCCAGGCCTGCTTCGCCTACGAGGCGCAGATGGACAAGCTGGCGGCGAGGCTCGGCATGGACCCGGTGGAGCTGCGGCAGCTCAACGCCATGGAACAGGGCACCCTGCTGCCCACCGGCCAGCCCGTCGACTCCCCGGCGCCGGTCGCCGAACTCCTGCGCCGCGTCAAGGCGATGCCCTTGCCGCCGGAGCAGCAGTGGCTCGCGGCGGGCGAGGCGGCGGACGTACGACAGCTGCCGGGCGGCCTCTCCAACACCACCCACGGCGAGGGTGTCGTCCGGGGCGTCGGCTACGCGGTCGGCATCAAGAACGTCGGCTTCTCCGAGGGCTTCGACGACTACTCGACGGCGCGGGTGCGGATGGAGGTCGTGGGCGGAGAGCCCGTCGCCACCGTCCACACGGCCATGGCGGAGGTCGGTCAGGGCGGTATCACCGTCCACGCGCAGATCGCCCGCACGGAACTGGGCGTCGCCCAGGTGACCATCAACCCGGCCGACACACAGGTCGGTTCGGCCGGTTCGACCTCCGCGTCCCGGCAGACGTACGTCACGGGCGGCGCGGTGAGGAACAGCTGCGAACTGGTCCGGGAGAAGGTGCTGGAGCTGGGCCGCCGCAAGTTCGGCACCTACCATCCGGCCTGGGCCACGGCCGAGTTGGTGCTGGAGGGCGGCAAGGTCGTCACCGACGGCGGTGAGGCGCTGGCCGATCTGGCGGACGTCCTCGGTGACGAGGCCGTCGAGGTCGAGGCGGAGTGGCGGCACCGGCCGACCGAACCGTTCGATCTGCGGACCGGGCAGGGCTTCGGACATGTCCAGTACTCCTTCGCCGCGCACCGGGCGGTCGTCGAGGTCGACACCGAGCTGGGCATGGTCAAGGTCGTCGAACTGGCCTGCGCGCAGGATGTCGGCAAGGCGCTCAACCCGCTGTCCGTGGTGGGCCAGATCCAGGGCGGTACGACCCAGGGGCTGGGCATCGCGGTCATGGAGGAGATCGTCGTCGACCCGAAGACCGCGAAGGTGCGCAATCCGTCCTTCACGGACTACCTCATCCCCACGATCCTCGACACGCCGACCATCCCCGTCGACGTGCTCGAACTCGCCGACGATCACGCGCCGTACGGGTTGCGTGGGGTCGGTGAGGCGCCGACCCTGTCGTCGACTCCGGCCGTCCTCGCGGCGATTCGCTCCGCGACGGGGTTGGAACTGAACCGGACGCCGGTGCGGCCGGAGCATTTGACCGGTACGGCTTAG
- a CDS encoding XdhC family protein, protein MLDIAEELHRWVERGRDFAVATVVAVSGSAPRRPGAALAVDADGTAIGSVSGGCVEGAVYDLCQQALADGEPVLERFGYSDEDAFAVGLTCGGVIDILVTPVRTGDPVRPVVAAALSAAAGREAAALARIVSGPAELRGRALLVRPDGSYDGGYGAHPELDRTVAAEARALLDVGRTGTLEIGEQGSRCGASLTVLVESSVPPPRMIVFGAIDFATALVRVGKFLGHHVTVCDARPVFATRARFPEADEIVVEWPHKYLERTAVDARTVLCVLTHDAKFDVPLLRLALRLPVAYVGAMGSRRTHLDRNERLREVGVTELELARLRSPIGLDLGARTPEETALSIAAEIVADRRGGTGVSLTGAHTPIHHDTTPDLRRLPTLRVS, encoded by the coding sequence ATGCTGGACATCGCCGAAGAACTGCACCGGTGGGTCGAGCGGGGGCGTGACTTCGCCGTGGCCACCGTCGTGGCCGTGAGCGGCAGCGCGCCCCGCCGGCCGGGCGCCGCCCTCGCGGTGGACGCCGACGGCACGGCGATCGGCTCGGTCTCCGGCGGCTGCGTGGAGGGGGCCGTCTACGACCTGTGCCAACAGGCGCTCGCGGACGGCGAGCCGGTCCTCGAACGCTTCGGCTACAGCGACGAGGACGCCTTCGCGGTCGGCCTGACCTGCGGCGGCGTCATCGACATCCTCGTCACCCCGGTGCGGACCGGCGACCCCGTCCGCCCGGTGGTCGCCGCCGCGCTCTCCGCCGCGGCGGGCAGGGAGGCGGCGGCCCTGGCCCGGATCGTCTCCGGCCCGGCGGAGCTGCGGGGCCGCGCCCTGCTGGTCCGCCCGGACGGCTCGTACGACGGCGGCTACGGAGCCCACCCCGAACTGGACCGTACGGTCGCCGCCGAGGCCCGCGCCCTCCTTGACGTCGGCCGCACCGGCACCCTGGAGATCGGCGAGCAGGGCTCCCGCTGCGGAGCGTCGCTCACGGTTCTGGTCGAGTCGTCCGTGCCGCCGCCCCGGATGATCGTCTTCGGCGCGATCGACTTCGCTACGGCGCTGGTCCGGGTCGGCAAGTTCCTCGGCCACCATGTCACCGTCTGCGACGCCCGCCCCGTCTTCGCCACCCGCGCCCGCTTCCCGGAGGCCGACGAGATCGTCGTCGAGTGGCCGCACAAGTACCTGGAGCGGACCGCCGTGGACGCCCGCACGGTCCTCTGTGTCCTCACCCACGACGCCAAGTTCGACGTACCGCTGCTGCGGCTCGCCCTACGGCTCCCCGTCGCCTACGTCGGCGCGATGGGCTCCCGCCGCACCCACCTCGACCGCAACGAACGCCTCCGCGAAGTCGGCGTCACGGAACTGGAGTTGGCCCGTCTCCGGTCACCCATCGGCCTCGACCTCGGGGCCCGCACACCGGAGGAGACCGCCCTCTCCATCGCCGCCGAGATCGTCGCCGACCGGCGCGGCGGCACCGGCGTCTCCCTGACAGGCGCCCACACCCCCATCCATCACGACACCACCCCCGACCTCCGCCGACTCCCCACCCTCCGCGTCTCCTGA
- a CDS encoding class I SAM-dependent DNA methyltransferase — MTTHHLRTTRESYDTVAADYAALLKDELANSPFERAMLGVFAERVLAAGGGRVADLGCGPGRVTGHLASLGLDICGVDLSPEMIAVARWAHPRLRFDVGTMTALDFEDGSLAGALAWYSTVHTPPAELPPLFAEFHRILAPGGLLALAYKVGDESVHLSHAYGHPLDLDVHRFPPERIAGLLGDAGFVESARLVREADGPGTTANTPQAYVLARKPG; from the coding sequence ATGACCACTCACCACCTGCGCACCACCCGGGAGTCCTATGACACCGTCGCCGCCGACTACGCGGCGCTGCTGAAGGACGAGTTGGCGAACAGCCCCTTCGAGCGGGCCATGCTGGGGGTCTTCGCCGAACGGGTGCTGGCCGCCGGGGGCGGGCGCGTCGCGGATCTGGGGTGCGGTCCGGGGCGGGTCACCGGGCATCTGGCCTCACTGGGGCTCGACATCTGCGGTGTCGACCTGTCGCCCGAGATGATCGCCGTGGCCCGCTGGGCGCACCCGCGGCTCCGGTTCGACGTGGGCACGATGACCGCGCTCGACTTCGAGGACGGCTCCCTGGCGGGCGCGCTCGCCTGGTACTCCACGGTCCACACCCCACCGGCCGAACTCCCGCCGCTGTTCGCCGAGTTCCACCGGATCCTCGCCCCCGGCGGCCTCCTGGCGCTCGCCTACAAGGTCGGCGACGAGTCCGTCCATCTGTCCCACGCGTACGGTCATCCCCTCGACCTCGACGTCCACCGCTTCCCGCCGGAGCGGATCGCCGGGCTGCTGGGGGACGCCGGGTTCGTCGAGTCGGCGCGGCTGGTGCGGGAGGCCGACGGGCCCGGCACCACGGCGAACACCCCGCAGGCGTACGTGCTGGCGCGCAAGCCGGGGTGA
- a CDS encoding SRPBCC family protein, whose product MVLFRLERLSRLPADRAWQRLTDWPRHADVVPLTRVTVRTPSPTGEGTVFVARSGVGPLAFDDPMEVTVWQPPEGAAPGKCRLVKHGRFVTGWAEIEVRPYGDGASRAVWREDLRVRWLPRLFDRPLGRLARRMFGRAMDALLAGDDEGAG is encoded by the coding sequence GTGGTTCTCTTCCGCCTCGAACGGCTCTCGCGGCTCCCGGCCGACCGCGCCTGGCAGCGCCTCACCGACTGGCCCCGGCACGCCGATGTCGTCCCGCTGACCCGCGTCACCGTGCGCACCCCGTCACCGACCGGCGAGGGCACGGTGTTCGTGGCCCGCAGCGGGGTCGGCCCGCTCGCCTTCGACGACCCGATGGAGGTCACGGTGTGGCAGCCGCCGGAGGGCGCCGCGCCCGGGAAGTGCCGTCTCGTCAAACACGGTCGGTTCGTCACCGGGTGGGCCGAGATCGAGGTCCGTCCGTACGGCGACGGCGCGTCCCGCGCGGTGTGGCGGGAGGATCTGCGGGTGCGGTGGCTGCCGAGGCTGTTCGACCGTCCGCTGGGCCGGCTGGCGCGGCGGATGTTCGGGCGGGCGATGGACGCGCTGCTGGCGGGCGACGACGAGGGAGCGGGCTGA